From the genome of Ictalurus punctatus breed USDA103 chromosome 5, Coco_2.0, whole genome shotgun sequence:
TTGTTTGAATGTATTACCATtgctactattggtgtgtgagtgtgtgtgtgtgaatgggtatatgagaaccagtgtaaagcgctttggaactgctaaggttaaaaaagtgctatataagcaTGGACCATTTACTATTTATTAGTGaaaaggtattattattattattaatttattataaaagcaTTGCATATACTGTTTTCTAAGGGTATGACTATGTATGTCCTCACACACTATGTGTTTGAGGAAATAAACAAGGAGTGGCACAAAAGTATTGGATTTTACAATCAAAACAGGAATTGATTGTGTTAACTAAAACCATTACAGTTGGCTCATATGTTGTAATCCACTTATTCACTAGAAAAACAATCTGAATATTTTTATTCCtctatttctgtatttcttttagTAAAGTGCCTcagctgttcattttatttgttatgctGGTTCCTTTAACACCAAAGTTCATCCTTCAGCTTTTCtctaaaataatattaaaataactgaaatgcaatgtattatcatattaatgagaattTGCTTAGTTAATAATCATGGAGTaagtttcattaaaataaaaagttgtatAAGAAAATGTTTGAGACTGATAAAGTAATACATTGTATATATTCTATTTTTTGTAGTTAAGCATCTTTCTGAAGTGAGTATTGCTTGTATTCCTTCATTTTTGCAGATTCACAGAAATGTATAGAGCACCTTGCTAAACATGCTCTggtaaatgaattatttaaatataattgaaGGATACTTGGTAACTGTAGGTAACATTaccatttattcatccataCATACACAATGTGTATGTGGTTAAATAGCACATCTAAATATATTACCAGAGGAAATTATACACGTATTCAAGTATGCTTGCCTGATgcctttttctattttttttgtctccagAAGTACCGGAGACTTCCCCATGAACACTGgttgccagtccatcgcaggtcaccatgcacacacacttacacactcactcactcctaggggcaattttagcatagccaatctcacacctaggggcaattttagcatagccaatctgCCTACTGGCATTTCTTTGGGACATGGAAGGAAACTATaaaacccaaaggaaacccaagTAAGCATGGGAGAACGTATAACCTATACAGGTTGaacaaaaaaagtaattgtAGTGTACAGTACTTAGAGGCAGGATGCAAGTGTTTATAGTCAGGCTTCTATATTAAGGCCAATTTAATATTCATAGTCATAATCCACAGCATAAGTCAAATTATAAGCAAGAAGCATCAAACAAGGTATATCCATAATCATAGACTAACACGGATACACAGAAACAAGGCTTGGACTGAAGGAATGTGACAGATATTTGGACTGCATGTAGTCCAAACTGATTTTATGTAATCCTACGATACACATTTATGCTTCCTTGGCATaaccatatttttaaaaaaataaaatgtatacacATCAAACATACACATATTCTGCAAATGAATAGTGATGTAATGAGCAGTGGTGATGCATAATTCTGTGGTTAAATGACATCCAGTATTATTCACTCTGACTATTGCTAAAGCTGATATAATTAACAGGGAAATGCTTTGTATTGTTCTGTATTTAATCTAACTTCCACATTTCAacatgcagtatttttttttatattagaaTATTTACAACAGTAGGAGAAAAAGAGTATAATTACAGAGTGTCTGTGGAAGACAATATTTATAATTAGTAATATTATCAAATATAACTGCACTGTGGATTTtcataaatcaaacaaaactaAAGCAAAGATAATTGaatttctgttcattttcttACAATGGAATATGCTCAACATATCTTTATTTGAATCTGagaaaaatattacattctGACTATATTTCTAAGTACATGGAAAATGTTTGACTGTATTAGcagtgaaaatatatattattatattattaatttattataaaaagaTTGCATGTGCTGTTTTCTGTGGGTATTCAAAACTGTGTCTTTATTTATAATGACTTTACTTTATTTATACATAGTGTTTGAGGGAATAAACAAGGAGTGGCACAAAAGTAATGGATTTCGAAATCAAAATAGGAAGCCCTTGTGTTAACTAAAATCATTAAAGTTCATCCTTCACCTTTTctgcaaaataatttttaattaactGAAATTCTATGTATTatcatattaataaaaaaataattagataATAATTATTGAGTAAGTTTCattgaaataaaattttgtATGAGAAAATGttcaagaataataataaaaaaatgcattgtaTATATTCTATTTTTGCATGTAAGCATCTTTCATGGAATTCCCCTTAGAatgagaattttaaaaaaaaagaaaagaaaagaaaaaaaaaacgacatgTGTTGCGGGTGTGGGGTGGATGGTGTGGGCGGCATAAAGGGGATGAGGTTGAGTAATTTATGTCTCATCAGAACTATAAATACTGGTTGCAGGATTTCAAGGCTAGACAGAGAGTAAGAccagccagaagaagaagacgaaagAAGACTCAACTTCAGAGACTTTGACAGACTTTCAGAAATCAGTGGCTGAAAGCTCTCAGCATGACAATAAGTATCTTGGCGTTTATGGTTCTTGGGACCTGCACTTTAAGTGCATGGTGTCACCCAATTAAAACCATCTTTGTGAACTTCCCCGGGGATGTAATCAAAAACACGACAGACTTAGAGCTGGCTGAAGTGAGTATTGCTTGTCTTCCTTCATTTTTGCAGATTCACAGAAATGTATAGAGCACCTTGCTAAACATCTTCTgctaaatgaattatttaactATAACTGAAGGATACTTTGTAACTGTAGTTAACATTaccatttattcatccatacatacacaaaatatatgtGGTTAAATAGCACATACATGTATTCAAGTAAGCTTGCCTGATTGCCTTTTTCTATTTTGTTTGTGTCCAGAGTTACCTGAAGCGCTTTGGTTATATGGAGATTCTGGATAAGAGTGGACGACAGGGAACAGTGTCTACTTCCAAAGCTCTGCGGAGGCTGCAGAATCAGCTGGGTCTGAAAGAGACTGGCAAGCTGGATCAACCGACAATCGATGCCATAAAGACACCACGCTGCGGTGTGCCAGATGTCCGCAACTACCAGACATTTGATGGAGACCTGAAGTGGGATCACAATGACGTTACATATAGGTAACTATTTTAGTGTTTAACAAGTTAGCTTTATATAAAATTGTATCTTTTCCTGTGCTTTTGCAAACAGCTATACTACCCCACTGTCACTACAGATGATCATTCATGGAAATCAATAGTCATttgtatagaaataaaatagatCATTATTTAAGAACGAGTCTAAGGAAGATGCGATCTGTGACAAATGAAGACAGCAGAATACCCAGCATCAGAACTACAGCTACAGGATTAGGGCAAAAGTTACTGATTGTAATACTAATTACTTTCTGTTATATTTTCTGTAGGATTCTGAACTACTCACCAGACTTAGATGCCTCTGTTATTGATGATGCCTTTGCCAGAGCCTTCAAGGTGTGGAGTGATGTCACACCCCTAACTTTCACACGTCTCTACAATGGCATTGCTGACATCATGATCTCGTTTGGAAAAAGGGGTTAGTTTTAAATCATAAGATTAGAATTTCCACCAGCTTCCCAAGAATAAAGCATAAATACAGTCACATTAGATCTCTTTAAGAAGTGCCATATCACTGGGGATTTTACAGTTTGTTAGATTAAAAGGACAGACACTTTTTAGTTGTTCATGTTTCATCACTTTTTATAATTGACTGTTTACGCTATGTTATGTTTAACATGAGGCCATGgtataatacaaatacaaaacaaaagaggATTACAGTTTAAACAGGATAATTATATTGCAGATCATGGAGATCCCTATCCATTTGATGGGAAAGACGGCCTGCTAGCACATGCTTATCCTCCAGGTGAAGGGGTGCAGGGAGATGCTCactttgatgatgatgaatacTGGACCCTTGGCAATGGACCAGGTAAGAGtcttttacttaaaaaaatgaaataaaattatctAATTTTATCAATTTACCAAACATCAAATATTTGTCAAATGATGTCAGTGACTCTGCACAAATGCTCAAAAATAGAACTATAGCTCCCTCTAGAGTTTTGATTATACATTATACTCACTGAGGATGGTCATGCAAACTCAATAGTGCATAACTTCCTTCAAAGTGTGAGCTGATTATCACAGTTTCATGTAAGTATGAATGTGTCTTTTTCCTTCAGCAATCAAGACCTACTTTGGCAATGCAGAGGGTGCTTTGTGTCATTTCCCTTTCCGGTTTGAGGGGAAGTCATATTCCACTTGCATCACTGAAGGTCGTGAAGATGGCCTGCCATGGTGTGCCACGACTGCTGACTATGGCAAAGATGGGAAATATGGTTTCTGCCCTAGCGAGCGTATGTTCTTTATTATATATGGCAAGACCTGAGCAACATTTCAGTGTATGTGAGATGATAAATTAACTGtgcttgtctctctttcttcacAGTTCTGTACACATTTGATGGGAATGGAGATGGTCAAGCATGTGTCTTTCCATTTGTGTTTGAGCGGAAAACATACACCAGTTGCACCACTGAAGGACGTGATGATGGGTATCGCTGGTGCGCTACTACAGCCAATTTTGACCAGGACAAAAAATATGGGTTCTGTCCTAACCGAGGTGAGAGCCTTTAATGGACCATTTGGCTTAATCACATCCAAGGACCTAGCTATTATTTGTTAGCATTTTTAAAACCAAGTATTAGGTCAAAGTTACTCAAAGGAAGTATTACAACATACAAGTGATGTTGATTAGCAAattaaatgtatgtgtataaattTGGGCCAACAGATACTGCTGTGATTGGTGGAAACTCTGAGGGGGAGCCATGTCAGTTTCCTTTCAGCTTCCTGGGGAAAACCTATACTTCCTGCACGAGTGAAGGCCGTAGTGATGGAAAACTGTGGTGCGCCACAACTAGCAACTATGACAAGGACAGTAAATGGGGATTTTGTCCAGATAAAGGTAATTTTCTGATCCTTTAGCATTTTATAAGTGTTGTTAATAATACATCTCATAaccactacagctaacacataTATGCAAAACACAAGGACTGCTATGAACCCCTATTTCTGCTTGTCACAGGATACAGTCTGTTCCTGGTGGCAGCCCACGAATTTGGACATGCTCTTGGTCTGGACCATTCTAACATTCAGGATGCTCTGATGTACCCCATGTACAAATATATAGCGGACTTCTCTCTGCATCAGGACGACATTGAGGGCATCCAGTATCTCTATGGTATGCACATGAACATGGATATTATATATTCACCCATTTTATAACCCTGACCTAATAAAAAGGTATATTGGTCACAACTGTTatgataaacaaaataaatatggcacctAATAATGTATTCACATCTTTTACCTTATTCAGGACCCAAAACAGGCCCAGACCCTACTCCACCCAAGCCATCAACCACTACAACTTCCCCAGTTTCTACTCTCAAACCCACTAAAAAAACACCAAAGACTACTCCATCTACAACTTCCACCACAACTCCATCTGTGTATACGCCTGTGGATCCCTCAGTAGATCCTTGCAAGGTGGATAAATTTGACGTAATCACAGAGATCCAAGGAGAGCTTCATTTCTTCAAAGATGGGTAAGAACTGGTAGCCTGAATGCAACAGTATGACCAAAGCTCTATATACACCTGTATATATAGTGAATATTTATGATCAAGTACTCCCAATAAATAACCACAAGAACAGCTGATCAGTCCAAATTGTGCATCTTTGTGGTTTGGTTGGGATGCATGAAGACTAGAGCAGGTGCAGATTCAAGTAGTAAAATAATTATGAGTATAGCAAGACTCAAAAGTTAAGTCATATGTAATTAATCGGTGATTAATCAGAAATCTTTCATTCCCATCAGGTACTACTGGAAGTCCTCAAATCGTGGTAACGAGGAACGGAAAGGCCCTTTCATAGTCTCTGAGAGATGGCCTGCCCTGCCAGCTGAGCTCGACACTGCTTTTGAGGACCCTCTTACTAATAAGATGTACTTCTTTGCAGGTAACGCAAGATTGAGATAATTTGCTCTAATTAAGAATTtccaattatttcatttatcaaATTTACATATGAGATTCTCCATCTATTTCAGGCAATCAGTTCTGGGTGTTCACTGGACAGGATGTATTGGGACCGCGCAGAATCGAGAAACTTGGCTTGCCCGTCAGCTTGAAGAAGGTTGAAGGAACATTGCAGAGGGGAAAAGGCAAGGTGCTGCTCTTTAGTGGGGAAGATTACTGGAGGTGAATATAAGTCTATCTAAAGCTTTCTGATGCTCTTACATTAAAGACTTGCttatcttttatatatataaaaaaaaaactaaaagaggTAGAACTAATTTCCACTGCTTTTGACCTTTGTTCATTTTCTTAGGCTGGATCTGAAGACTCAGCAGATCGATAAAGGATATCCTCGCCACATTGACGTGACCTTTGGTGGGGTTCCAGTGGATGCTCACGATGTGTTCCTCTATAAGGGTAATTTGCTTTTCTTCACTATTAAATAGTCAGTATCTATTTgcaaaaatatctaaatatcatatttcaataaaattttaatttgttCCAGTACAGCTTTTAGAGATCATACACTGATGTCATGAATTAAGCAAAATACcactatttgtttgtttcatttcaggAAACTATTACTTCTGTCGAGACATCTACTACTGGAGAATGACCAGCAGGCGGCAGGTTGATAGAGTTGGATATGTCTATGAACTCCTGAATTGTCCCAACTACTGAATCTGACTTTATCAGATTGAAGTGTTATAAGGAAAGCGCATCTAACTGAAATGCAAATCCCAgatatgtgttttaaaaaagaaagtataGTATAATTGAAAGAGTAGAAACTCTGTAATAATGTTTTTGTGTTATATTAAGAAATATTTGCCTGgagcaaataataaaattaattaaggTTAAGTTAGTTAAGGTTACATTGGTTAAAGtatgttaaaatatattttgtcttCTCTGTTCTACTTCTTTTTCATATAGCCTAAATTTGCACAAGTGAATGTTTTTCACAATtgtctaatttatttataaaatcagTAGCATTTTGTCatatgaataattaaataaatttttattttaagtctctatatgatttttttttttttgcagtatgttAAATGGCATACTGTTAAACATTGTTtacaaatatacacatttatCCCATTTTCAGCAAGTAATTACTGTAGCCACAGATATTCATATCACAGGTCCAGATTCACATGATCATAACAGTCAGCACTAGTGAGAGAAGAAGGAATTATATGATTAAGAAGACAAGAAACAAAGCCGGAGGaggcaaagcaaaaaaataaaataaaaatagagaatATTTGTAAAATTCAGTCAGATCCACTTTAATAGCCCATATGCTGAACAATGGGTGAATACTAATGGCTGagaatatttattcattaaacgGGCTGCCTCctgaaaatattcatttatgaTGATCTTAAACCTTTTAATCATTTAGACCTTCATTCATCTATGCATTCCCTTAATGATTAAGCATGGTGAACCGTAGTGCAGTAGGGTCACCCTTGATGAATGGATCTTAGGGGAGAGATCAGACAAAGGTTGGTCCTAAAGACCCACATGAATGGTACAAATAATGACTGTGTACCCTGCCTGGATTAGAGTTACTGAGACCCAGCTGGGGGGGAATCCCAAGCAAAGCAAAGGAAAGCTGCATTGTGAGATGTGATGTGCAACCTGCTGTCTCACATAAGTGACTAGAGCCCAGCTTGCTGTAAGCAGTATATACATTCCAGCCACAAATGACTGTGAATGACCAAATTATCAATGTAAATGATTATGTTACCAAGGCCAGATGTTACCTGATTCATTAGACATACAAAGCATCAAAAGcagttatatatgtatataagttATATACTAAGTATACTAAGTTATATATAGTgcctccagaaagtattcacagcgcttcactttttccacattttttaatgttacagccttattccaaaatggattaaattcaatattttcctcaaaattctacaaacaacaccccataatgtcaatgtgaaagaagtttgtttgaaatctttgcaaatttattaaaaataaaaaacaaaaaagcacatgtacataagtattcacagactttgctcaatactttgttgaagcacctttggcaccaattacagcctcaagtctttttgagtactTTGCTACAAGcatggcacacctatttttgggcagtttttcctattcttctttgcaggacctctcaagctccatcaggttggatggggagcatcggtgcacagccattttcagatctctccagagatgttcaatcgggttcaagtctgggctctggctgggccactcaagcacattcacagagttgtcctgtagccacgtctttgttatcttggctgtgtgcttagggtcattgtcctttTGGAAGATGAAACTTCGcaccagtctgaggtccagagcactctggagcaggttttcatcaaggatgtatctgtacattgctgcattcatctttccctcgatcctgactagtctcccagttcctgccactgaaaaacatccccacagcatgatgtttccaccaccatgcttcactgtagggatggtattggctaggtgatgactggtgcctggttccatacatgacgcttgccattcaggccaaagagttcaatctatgtttcatcatggtctgagagtccttcaggtgccttttggcaaactccaggcaggctgtcatgtgccttttactgaggaatGGCTTCCGtgtggccactctaccatataggcctgattggtggagtgctgcagagatggttgttcttttggaaggttctcctctctccacagagacacgctggagctctgtcagagtgaccatcgggtttttggtcacctccctgactaaggcccttctcccccgatcgctcagtttcgCCGGGCGAcgagctctaggaagagtcctggtggttccaaacttcttccatttatggatgctggaggccactgtgcttactgggaccttcaatgctgcagaaatgtttttgcacccttccccagatctgtgcctcgatacattcctgtctcggaggtctccagacaattccttggacttcatggcttggtttgtgctctgacatgcattgttaactgtgggaccttatatagacaggtgtgtgcctttgcaaatcatgtccaatcaactgaatttaccacaggtggactccaatcaagttgtagaaacatctcaaggatgatcagtggaaacaggatgcacctatTATTGACTGGTAGTGGGGACAAAATGTCAAAAGgttcattaataaaaacaatttttcaagctttctttgctcatatttaccaagggtgccaataatagtggagggcactgtgtgtgtgtgtgtgtgtgtgtgtgtgtgtgtgtgtgtgtgtgtgtgtgtgtgtgtgtgtgtgtgtgtgtgtgcgtgtatgtgtggcTTTCTGCTAGGTCATTTCCCAGAATGAGACTAATGCCTTTAGGCAAAAGCTATATTACTGTGATATAACCAATGACTAAGTTGGAGGCTGGAAACACCTTGTGGAATATAAAACTGCCATGTTCTCCATCCACACCCTCAAATTGACAAGTTTTCAAAGAGGTACTCTCAGGGGGATCAGGCAGCCTATTAAGCAATAAAGATTGCATAGGTCAATGTCCCTCAATATGTTCACTCCAATCTCTCATTTGCACACAGAGCCTACAGACACAAACCTTTACACAGGTATTAATTTCCCCATGAAAATCTGAAACGTTCTTAATGGGCAAATAGCCTGCAATGCCTCACACATCACTTGCACCACTAGTCAATTGGTATTTTCACCACCAAAgcagtctttcatttgaagaGTGGTCCAAAAAGATTTCAAGTGCACTAATTTCTTAACAGGGCCGTACACTTACATTTTAAGTGGTAGTGCTAGTTCAGTATCACAAAGGAAAGTTTTGTAGCACTGGAGTATTTCtgaaaactttttattattcaaaaataaattgcCTGTACAAAGATTTTTGGTCCATACGTACATAAAACAATTTTGCAGAAAAgcaacaacagaaaaataaagcagGTTAGACTCATACAAAGTGATTGAagcaaaactgtaaaaaaaaaaaaccaaataaaataaataaataaataaaaataccgtACACCTCAGTTGTAATACAGTAAACTGATTAAGGAGAATCCAAATGAAATTGCTGTCAGATTGAACGAGGTTGGTTGATGTCCttttagtaaataaatagatgaaaaATGTACGCTATGAATCATATCCTAACAGTAGTTATATGAGTTACCAGAACCTTCTTGTCAGCTCAAActtggccattctcctctgacctctcatctACAAGGCAGAACTGTCTCTTAATgaatggtttgtttgtttgttttttaaatcattcagTGTAAATTCTATAGACTTttgtatgtgaaaatcccaggagattatCAGTTTCGGACATATTCAAAacccagcccatctggcaccaacaactacGCCACAGCCAAAAATAGCATTAGAGATttctccccattctgatgtttgatgtgaacattatctgaatctcttcacctgtatctgcatgcttttatgcattgtgctgctgccacatgagtTGCTGATTGGACAATGGAATCAGTAAGCATACTCTACCCACAACTGCAACCCTCTCCAAAAAGTAATGAGAACCGCAGAATTCATTGCAGGCAACAAACTCCAGGCAATCGAGGGCATCTACTGGTCACAGTGCCTGAAGAAAGCACACAAAATCACCTCAGACCTCAGTCACCCAGCACACAGTCTATTCTTCGAATTGCCATCCGACATAGACAAGCCAGCTTGTATATGGTAAGAGCAGTTCTTACCTGCACGCTATTAGGCTACTAAACAGCCTGCAGAGAAGTTATCTATGTCCCAGTATCACCATGTTACTTgacttttcatttgtttttcccTCCAATCCCCCTTTGTCACTTGGACAATTTACACTTGGTCACTTTACACAATTTAATGCTATTAACTGTGCTCTAAGTAGCTTTGCTGTCACTGTTATAGTATACTACATATTGTACTTTGTTTATTGTAATGTGCTTGtcatgtgcgtgcgtgtgtgtaacaTTTTCTGTTACAATACATGAGCAGCTTACTTTTTACTTGCTACAAGCAtgtacatatgtaaataaacttAACTTTCTTTAAAACAACATACAGCAGACAACCtcatccagagcaacttacatgtATCtcaatttatacaactgagcagttgaaggttaaatGTGTTGCTCAACGGCCAACATTCTGACAactagtccaacatcttaaccacttaGCTACCACTTCACCATTTGACtttacatacaaacatataGTTGATTGTAtatgtggttttgttttctgttcagAACCCTATTCTCAAAATATCAATTCCGGAATGATTCTGTAATATTATTTACTCATTGCTCAGGTATTTCTGAGGTTAAtgtgttttatgtaaataaaagtgTTATAAATAATCAACAAGAGTGTCAGAACcataaaaaaatatgatgtaAGGACGGAAGCCACACATTTCCTGATCTCATTATATTATGATATGGAAAGTTATGTAATGAGCAGCGGTGATGTACAGCCGTGTGGTTAAATGGCATCACATATTATGCAATACAACTATTGCTAAAGTTCACATGAATAATGCTCTGTATCTTTCAGTACTGACTCCAACTTTCAATGtattgcattttaatatttacgTCATTCAGTAGAACAAAATAAGCAGAATTacagtgtgaatgtgtgggaAAGTACTATTCTGTTCTGGAAAATTATCAAATATGAAATCAGAGGATGTCATTGTGGTAACTAAGAACATTGCTGGTGGCTAAAGTGTtgtaatctttttatttattgtaaataacaAGCTAAATACTTTTAGTTTTTGTCTCTTTTGGTAAACTGCCTAAaacagggtttgtttgtttttttttcatttgatatGCTGGTTCATTTAACACCAAAGtgttattcattttctttgtttattatcTTAGGCTGGATCTGAAGACTCGGTAGATAGATAAAGGAACTCCTTTTTTGGAATAAGCACtagcaaatgaaaaaaagaagaaaaacaacactggTGAGGGCGGCATAAAAGGGATGAGGTAGAGTAATTATGTCTCATCGGATCTATAAATACTGGTTGCAGGACTTCAAGGCTAGACTGAGTAAGATCTGtgggaagaaaacaaaaaagactcAACTTCTCCAGAGAATTGGCAGACTTTCAGACAGCTGCGCTTTATTTTACAAATCAGTGGCTGAAAGCTCTCAGCATGAGAATAAGTATCTGGGCAGTTATGATTCTTGGGACCTGCACTTTAAGCGCATGGTGTCACCCAATTAAAACCATCTTCGTGACCTTCCCCGGGGATGTAATCAAAAACATGACAGACTTTGAGCTGGCTGAAGTGAGTATTGCTTGTCTTCCTTCATTTTTGCAGATTCACAGAAATGTATAGAGCACCTTGTTAAACATCTTCtgctaaataaattatttaactaTAACTGAAGGATACTTGGTACCTGTAGTTAACATTaccatttattcatccatacatacacaatatatatgtgGTTAAATAGCACACCTAATATATATTACCAGAGGAAATTATACATGTATCAAGTAAGCTTGCCTGATTgcctttttctattttttttttgtttccagaGTTACCTGAAGCGCTTTGGTTATATGGATATTCTGGATAAGAGTGGACGACAGGGAGCAGTGTCTACTTCCAAAGCTTTGAGGAGGCTACAAAATCAACTGGGTCTGAAAGAGACTGGCAAGCTGGATAAACCAACAATTGATGCCATAAAGACACCACGCTGCGGTGTGCCAGATGTCCGCAACTACCAGACATTTGATGGAGAACTGAAGTGGGATCACAATGACATTACATATAGGTAACTATTTTAGTGTTTAACAAGTTAGCTTTATATAAAATTGTATCTTTTCCTGTGCTTTTGCAAACAGCTATACTACCCCACTGTCACTACAGATGATCATTCATGGAAATCAATAGTCATTTGTTTAGAAATAAAATGGATCATTATTTAAGAACGAGTCTAAGGAAGATGCGATCTGTGACAAATGAAGACAGCAGAATACCCAGCATCAGAACTACAGCTACAGGATTAGGGCAAAAGTTACTGATTGTAATACTAATTACTTTCTGTTATATTTTCTGTAGGATTCTGAACTACTCACCAGACTTAGATATCTCTGTTATTGATGATGCCTTTGCCAGAGCCTTCAAGGTGTGGAGTGATGTCACACCCCTAACTTTCACACGTCTCTACAATGGCATTGCTGACATCATGATCTCGTTTGCAAAAAAGGGTTAGTTTTAAATC
Proteins encoded in this window:
- the mmp9 gene encoding matrix metalloproteinase-9 precursor (The RefSeq protein has 7 substitutions compared to this genomic sequence), yielding MRISILAFMVLGTCTLSAWSHPIKTIFVNFPGDVIKNTIDLELAESYLKRFGYMEILDKSGRQGTVSTSKALRRLQNQLGLKETGKLDQPTIDAIKTPRCGVPDVRNYQTFDGDLKWDHNDVTYRILNYSPDLDASVIDDAFARAFKVWRDVTPLTFTRLYNGIADIMILFGKRDHGDPYPFDGKDGLLAHAYPPGEGVQGDAHFDDDEYWTLGNGPAIKTYFGNAEGALCHFPFRFEGKSYSTCTTEGREDGLPWCATTADYGKDGKYGFCPSELLYTFDGNGDGQACVFPFVFERKTYTSCTTEGRDDGYRWCATTANFDQDKKYGFCPNRDTAVIGGNSEGEPCQFPFSFLGKTYTSCTSEGRSDGKLWCATTSNYDKDSKWGFCPDKGYSLFLVAAHEFGHALGLDHSNIQDALMYPMYKYIADFSLHQDDIEGIQYLYGPKTGPDPTPPKPSTTTTSPVSTLKPTKKTPKTTPSTTSTTTPSVYTPVDPSVDPCKVDKFDVITEIQGEPHFFKDGYYWKSSNRGNEERKGPFIVSERWPALPAELDTAFEDPLTNKMYFFAGNQFWVFTGQDVLGPRRIEKLGLPVSLKKVEGTLQRGKGKVLLFSGEDYWRLDLKTQQIDKGYPRHIDVTFGGVPVDAHDVFLYKGNYYFCRDIYYWRMTSRRQVDRVGYVYELLNCPNY